One Campylobacter sp. RM16192 genomic region harbors:
- a CDS encoding YfcE family phosphodiesterase, which produces MVKIGLISDTHFRSEIAREAIEILKESEANLILHAGDIVELETLKDLKNSNLPYAAVLGNNDYHLAKFKEEFELFNEPHIFKFENLTIKLMHHPKFLSANADIIVFGHTHSFTAVLNNDSLFINPGEICGRKYGNFTFALLCCQDKNFQVFKFIKTPQDEKFNEVEVNLG; this is translated from the coding sequence ATGGTAAAAATAGGTCTAATAAGCGATACTCATTTTAGATCGGAAATCGCACGTGAAGCGATTGAGATATTAAAAGAAAGCGAAGCAAATTTGATCCTTCATGCCGGAGATATCGTTGAGCTTGAGACGCTAAAGGATCTAAAAAACTCAAATTTGCCTTATGCAGCGGTTTTGGGTAACAACGACTACCATTTGGCTAAATTTAAAGAGGAATTCGAACTATTTAACGAACCTCATATATTTAAATTTGAAAATCTAACAATCAAGCTCATGCACCATCCTAAATTTCTATCTGCAAATGCCGATATAATCGTCTTTGGGCACACTCATAGTTTTACGGCGGTATTAAACAATGATTCTCTTTTCATAAATCCGGGCGAGATTTGCGGACGTAAATATGGGAATTTCACTTTTGCCCTACTTTGCTGTCAAGATAAAAATTTCCAAGTTTTTAAATTTATAAAAACTCCTCAAGATGAAAAATTTAATGAGGTTGAAGTAAATTTGGGCTAA
- a CDS encoding uracil-xanthine permease family protein yields MENRYEGYKFRLKDSLIGVQFLFVAFGALVLVPILTGLDTSVALFTAGIGTLLFQFVTRKNVPPIFLASSFAFIAPITFSIEKWGIPATMGGIVFAGFFYVILSLLVRFRGESFLHKLLPPVVVGPVIVTIGLILSPAAVNMAMGKGNEAMYTQNEAMTVAFISLIATICVMMFAKGMFRLIPILFGIVVGYIVSFFMGMVNFTPIFESAWFRMPNFTAPTFEFEPIIYMIPIAIAPAIEHIGDMLAISNVTKENFLENPGLKNTLLGDGLATSLAACFGGPPNTTYSEVTGAVSITKAYNPAIMTFAAITAILLAFVGKLGAVLATIPTPVVGGIMLLLFGIIASVGIETLIKHNVDLAELRNMIIVALIFVCAIGGMLLDFGLVSFSGVGLGAVVGIVLNLVLPKTKHYEGF; encoded by the coding sequence ATGGAAAATAGGTATGAGGGATATAAATTTAGACTAAAAGACAGCCTAATAGGCGTTCAGTTTTTGTTTGTCGCTTTTGGCGCGCTCGTTTTGGTGCCGATTTTAACGGGACTTGATACTTCTGTAGCGCTTTTTACTGCCGGTATTGGAACCTTGCTTTTTCAGTTTGTTACACGCAAAAATGTGCCGCCGATCTTTTTGGCTTCTAGTTTCGCTTTTATTGCTCCCATTACTTTTAGTATCGAAAAATGGGGGATTCCTGCCACCATGGGCGGCATAGTGTTCGCAGGATTTTTCTATGTGATTTTAAGTCTTTTGGTTAGATTTAGAGGGGAGTCTTTTTTGCATAAACTGCTTCCTCCTGTAGTCGTTGGGCCAGTGATTGTGACTATAGGACTTATTCTATCGCCTGCGGCTGTTAATATGGCTATGGGCAAGGGAAATGAGGCTATGTATACTCAAAATGAGGCTATGACAGTAGCGTTTATATCATTGATTGCGACTATTTGCGTGATGATGTTTGCCAAAGGGATGTTTAGATTGATTCCGATTTTATTTGGAATTGTCGTGGGATATATCGTATCTTTTTTTATGGGCATGGTAAATTTTACTCCGATTTTTGAATCCGCTTGGTTTAGAATGCCAAATTTCACCGCACCTACGTTTGAATTTGAGCCTATTATTTATATGATTCCTATCGCTATTGCGCCTGCTATCGAGCACATAGGAGATATGCTTGCTATCAGTAATGTTACTAAAGAAAATTTCTTAGAAAACCCTGGTCTTAAAAACACTCTTCTTGGAGATGGGCTTGCCACTAGTCTTGCAGCTTGTTTTGGCGGACCTCCGAACACTACCTACTCTGAAGTTACTGGAGCTGTTAGCATCACTAAAGCTTACAACCCGGCTATTATGACATTTGCTGCGATTACTGCAATACTGCTTGCCTTTGTAGGCAAACTTGGCGCAGTGCTTGCCACTATCCCGACTCCTGTTGTAGGTGGTATTATGCTACTACTTTTTGGTATCATCGCTTCTGTGGGTATTGAGACGCTTATCAAGCATAATGTCGATTTGGCGGAGCTAAGAAATATGATTATCGTAGCGCTTATTTTTGTTTGCGCTATCGGCGGAATGCTGCTTGACTTCGGGCTGGTTAGCTTTTCTGGTGTTGGCCTTGGTGCTGTAGTTGGCATAGTGCTAAATTTGGTGCTGCCTAAAACCAAACATTATGAAGGATTTTAG
- a CDS encoding citrate synthase gives MSNTVTLTDNRNGKSYEFPILQGTMGPDVIDISTFFTDTGMFTFDRGYTSTAMCRSSITYIDGLKGELMHRGYDIAYLAENKTFLDVAYLLLNKELPNEKEYDDFRLELKKRSFIHEGMLKIFDAFPSKAHPMAILQASVSALSAFYFDHLNMDKPEEYHEMAMRIIAKIPTIAAFSYRYSRGLPIIYPNLDRGFTENFLYMMRSYPYEHVDLKPIEVKALDTVFMLHADHEQNASTTTVRTVGSTHAHPYACISAGIGALWGWAHGGANEGVIRQLEEIGSVANVEKYIARAKDKNDPFRLMGFGHRVYKNFDPRARVLKKMCDQLFDEIGINTELLKIAKKIEEIALQDDYFISRNLYPNVDFYSGLILKALSIPNDMFAVIFVIGRTPGWISQWIELKEQDTIKIVRPRQLYVGQKDRTPR, from the coding sequence ATGTCAAATACAGTCACACTTACCGACAACAGAAACGGCAAGAGTTACGAATTTCCGATTTTACAAGGCACAATGGGGCCAGATGTCATTGATATATCGACATTTTTTACAGATACGGGCATGTTTACTTTTGACCGCGGATACACCTCAACCGCGATGTGTCGCTCATCTATCACCTACATAGATGGACTTAAAGGCGAGCTTATGCACCGCGGATACGATATAGCATATCTTGCCGAGAACAAGACATTTTTAGATGTTGCTTACTTGCTTTTAAATAAAGAGCTTCCAAACGAAAAAGAGTATGACGACTTTAGGCTTGAGCTTAAAAAGCGCTCGTTTATACACGAAGGCATGCTTAAAATTTTTGACGCTTTTCCTAGCAAGGCTCACCCTATGGCGATCTTGCAAGCTAGCGTTTCTGCGCTTAGTGCGTTTTATTTTGACCATCTTAACATGGATAAACCAGAAGAATACCACGAAATGGCTATGCGCATAATCGCCAAAATCCCTACCATAGCGGCATTTAGCTACCGCTACTCTCGCGGACTTCCGATCATTTATCCAAATTTAGACCGCGGCTTTACGGAAAATTTCCTCTACATGATGAGAAGCTATCCATATGAGCATGTGGATCTAAAACCTATCGAAGTAAAGGCGCTTGATACTGTATTTATGCTGCATGCCGATCACGAGCAAAACGCTTCAACCACGACCGTTCGCACGGTTGGCTCAACTCACGCCCACCCTTACGCTTGCATATCAGCAGGTATCGGAGCGCTTTGGGGCTGGGCGCACGGCGGAGCAAACGAAGGCGTCATACGCCAGCTTGAGGAGATAGGCTCGGTCGCAAACGTAGAAAAATACATCGCTCGCGCAAAAGACAAAAACGATCCGTTTAGACTCATGGGCTTTGGTCACCGCGTCTATAAAAATTTCGACCCGCGCGCAAGAGTGCTTAAAAAGATGTGCGATCAGCTGTTTGATGAGATCGGTATCAATACCGAGCTTTTAAAAATCGCCAAAAAGATCGAAGAGATCGCGCTTCAAGATGATTATTTCATCTCGCGCAATCTTTATCCGAACGTGGATTTTTACTCAGGTCTTATCCTAAAAGCGCTATCGATTCCAAATGACATGTTTGCCGTTATCTTTGTGATCGGGCGCACACCGGGCTGGATAAGCCAGTGGATAGAGCTAAAAGAGCAAGATACGATTAAGATCGTTCGTCCTAGACAGCTTTATGTAGGTCAAAAAGATAGAACACCTAGATAA
- a CDS encoding 3'(2'),5'-bisphosphate nucleotidase CysQ family protein gives MKDLNFLLELAKSAAFEGGKEILKFYQSSEILMPISKKDEARAYEIYIKPDKSPVTQADLASNDKIFEILSKSGLPICSEEKILDENASEFWLIDPLDGTNDFISGIGEFCVCIALIQNYRPILGVIYVPISNEIYFAAKDLGTHYEKLENFSPIQDNIVSFSKQNLANKTQKRIAISRYGKNQIPLLLSQKLNLEPLRLSSAIKFCKIAEGTAEIYARFSPSSIWDNAAGEVIASEAGAVIIDLKTQNPPLYQTSNLKSNEFVVISKEFLDKKDEILAFIKKQI, from the coding sequence ATGAAAGATTTAAATTTTTTACTTGAGTTAGCCAAAAGTGCCGCCTTTGAGGGTGGAAAAGAGATTTTGAAATTTTATCAAAGTAGCGAAATTTTAATGCCTATTAGCAAAAAAGATGAGGCGCGCGCTTACGAAATTTACATAAAGCCGGACAAATCGCCTGTAACCCAAGCGGACTTAGCCTCAAACGATAAAATTTTTGAAATTTTAAGCAAAAGCGGCTTACCGATCTGCTCGGAAGAGAAAATTTTAGATGAAAATGCAAGCGAATTTTGGCTTATTGATCCGCTTGACGGCACAAATGATTTTATAAGCGGAATTGGCGAATTTTGCGTATGTATCGCACTTATTCAAAACTATCGCCCTATTCTTGGAGTGATTTACGTGCCTATCTCAAATGAAATTTATTTTGCAGCAAAAGATCTTGGCACTCACTATGAAAAACTTGAAAATTTTAGCCCTATTCAAGATAACATCGTTTCATTTTCAAAGCAAAATTTGGCAAACAAAACCCAAAAACGAATAGCCATAAGCAGATACGGCAAAAATCAAATCCCGCTTCTACTTAGCCAAAAGCTAAATTTAGAACCTCTTCGCTTAAGCTCGGCTATCAAATTTTGCAAAATCGCTGAGGGCACGGCTGAAATTTACGCTAGATTTAGCCCAAGTTCTATCTGGGATAATGCAGCAGGCGAAGTTATAGCTAGCGAAGCGGGCGCAGTGATTATAGATCTAAAAACGCAAAATCCACCGCTTTATCAAACCTCAAATTTAAAAAGCAATGAATTTGTAGTCATTTCAAAAGAGTTTTTAGACAAAAAAGATGAGATTTTAGCTTTTATAAAAAAGCAAATTTAA
- a CDS encoding biotin synthase, with amino-acid sequence MKTIMLCAICSVSSGNCSEDCGYCTQSAKIKTDIEIYSLKSTEQVVAEAKMAAKNHALGFCLVTSGRGLGKLEGKKVEFIARTARQIKKEIPGLMIIACNGEASYEALKEIKDAGVFSYNHNLETSREFFPKICTTHSWDDRFQTNLNAKRAGLMLCTGGIYGLGESNEDRISFRNSLKELEPFSSPINFFIPHPALPIKQPMLSVQEALKIVRDTKEALPNTRIMIAGGREKILGDRQYEVFDHGAEALVIGDYLTTKGEIASRDIEELKKRGFEFASICH; translated from the coding sequence ATGAAAACAATAATGTTATGCGCTATTTGCTCCGTTAGCTCTGGAAACTGTTCAGAGGATTGCGGCTACTGCACGCAAAGTGCTAAAATAAAAACCGACATAGAAATTTACTCATTAAAATCTACGGAGCAGGTAGTCGCCGAGGCAAAAATGGCCGCCAAAAATCATGCGTTAGGATTTTGTCTGGTCACATCAGGCAGAGGACTTGGCAAGCTTGAAGGAAAAAAGGTCGAATTTATAGCTCGCACGGCAAGACAAATTAAAAAAGAGATTCCAGGACTAATGATTATAGCTTGCAACGGAGAAGCTAGCTACGAGGCGTTAAAAGAGATAAAAGATGCAGGAGTTTTTAGCTACAACCACAACTTAGAAACATCTCGCGAATTTTTTCCTAAAATTTGCACGACTCACAGCTGGGATGATAGATTTCAAACAAATTTAAATGCAAAAAGAGCCGGTCTTATGCTTTGCACGGGCGGAATTTACGGACTTGGAGAGAGTAACGAGGATAGAATTAGCTTTAGAAACAGCCTAAAAGAGCTTGAGCCATTTTCAAGCCCTATAAATTTCTTTATCCCACACCCCGCCCTACCAATAAAGCAACCTATGCTAAGCGTGCAAGAAGCCTTAAAAATAGTACGAGATACCAAAGAAGCTCTGCCTAATACTCGCATAATGATAGCTGGCGGAAGGGAGAAAATTTTAGGTGATAGACAATACGAGGTCTTTGATCATGGTGCTGAGGCTTTAGTCATAGGAGACTATCTAACAACTAAGGGTGAAATAGCAAGTCGCGACATAGAAGAGCTTAAAAAAAGAGGGTTTGAATTCGCCTCAATCTGCCACTGA
- the dxr gene encoding 1-deoxy-D-xylulose-5-phosphate reductoisomerase, translating into MVVLGSTGSIGKTSLNLAAKFNIEVEALSCNSNYELLNEQILKFNPKFVCINDENLAKFVKHKQVFVGEKGILDMLEACKSDLVINSLVGFAGLAPSVKIQNLGKKLALANKESLVVGGKFLDTKAINPIDSEHFGLKFLLENKTPIDRLIITASGGAFYKTPIKALKNVKAKDALKHPNWDMGAKITIDSATMANKLFEVLEAFWLFGTDKIDALIEPTSMIHALVAFKDGSTSAHLSKTDMSLAIAHAILNDVDGNALKNSKFNAKITDNLDLLKLKNIKFHKINLKKYPIFSLKEQLLSNPDLGVVVNRANESCVYKFLKGECGFLDISRITLSSVKKFQDIKISNLDDVFEVDREVEIWTQKELSKRN; encoded by the coding sequence GTGGTAGTCTTAGGCTCAACCGGCTCCATAGGCAAGACTAGCCTAAATTTGGCTGCTAAATTTAATATAGAAGTTGAAGCGCTTAGTTGCAACTCAAACTACGAGCTTTTAAACGAGCAAATTTTAAAATTTAATCCCAAATTTGTCTGCATAAATGATGAAAATTTGGCTAAATTTGTTAAACATAAGCAAGTTTTTGTAGGAGAAAAAGGCATCTTAGATATGCTTGAAGCCTGCAAATCCGATCTTGTGATAAACTCTCTTGTGGGCTTTGCAGGGCTTGCTCCGAGTGTTAAAATTCAAAATTTAGGCAAAAAACTAGCCCTTGCAAATAAAGAAAGTCTTGTCGTAGGCGGTAAATTTTTAGACACAAAAGCGATAAATCCGATAGATAGCGAGCACTTCGGGCTTAAATTTCTGCTTGAAAACAAAACTCCGATTGATAGGCTCATCATAACCGCAAGCGGAGGAGCGTTTTATAAAACGCCTATAAAAGCGCTAAAAAATGTAAAGGCAAAAGACGCGCTGAAGCACCCAAACTGGGACATGGGAGCTAAAATCACGATAGATAGCGCCACAATGGCAAATAAGCTCTTTGAGGTTTTGGAAGCCTTTTGGCTCTTTGGCACGGATAAGATAGACGCGCTGATCGAACCAACGTCGATGATACACGCACTTGTGGCGTTTAAAGACGGCTCAACTAGCGCGCACCTTTCAAAAACGGACATGAGCTTAGCCATAGCGCATGCTATTTTGAATGATGTTGATGGCAATGCTTTAAAAAATAGTAAATTTAATGCAAAAATTACTGATAATTTAGACTTATTAAAGCTCAAAAATATAAAATTTCACAAGATAAATTTGAAAAAATATCCGATTTTCTCGCTTAAAGAGCAGCTTCTTAGTAACCCTGATTTAGGTGTAGTTGTAAATAGAGCCAACGAGAGTTGTGTCTATAAATTTTTAAAAGGCGAGTGCGGATTTTTAGATATTTCAAGGATAACTTTATCTAGCGTTAAGAAATTTCAAGATATTAAAATTTCAAATTTAGATGATGTTTTTGAAGTTGATAGAGAGGTTGAAATTTGGACACAAAAAGAGCTTAGCAAAAGGAATTAA
- a CDS encoding cation:proton antiporter codes for MQTDGASGLSILIVLAFIIFTSPYFSKILRIPIAPIEIILGSIAGYLGLIGYNDIFHIVSEVGFFYLMFLAGTEVDLRLFFTIDKKILKAGIVYILILYLLSALLTFGFDLNRLFILIIPIMAVGMIFTLFKEYGREEEWLNIGMLIASIGEVISIILLTFVGAYMKFGAGSELLFSIIYLVGFLIFSMIGFKILNVLFWWYPQLKVILMPYYDNSERDIRLCMALFFSIIALMLYLNLEIAFGAFVAGTFIASFFDHKKDLPHKLASFGFGFLVPTFFVYIGSTFKLNAFMIDGVVKDAALIVGVMIGFRIISSFVFLNILGFKQMILYALSHSMPLTLLIAVATIAHKSNNISENFYFSFILASLTQAIIVTIGIKIIMGYKNKSLKT; via the coding sequence TTGCAAACAGACGGAGCAAGCGGACTTAGCATACTTATTGTTTTAGCATTTATCATATTTACATCACCATATTTTTCAAAAATTCTAAGAATTCCAATCGCTCCTATTGAGATTATTTTAGGCTCTATAGCAGGTTATCTAGGACTAATAGGATATAACGACATCTTTCATATAGTTAGTGAGGTAGGATTTTTTTATCTTATGTTTCTTGCGGGCACAGAAGTCGATCTTAGGCTCTTTTTTACTATCGACAAAAAAATTTTAAAAGCCGGAATTGTCTATATTTTGATATTATATCTGCTCTCGGCACTTCTTACCTTTGGATTTGATTTAAACAGATTGTTTATTTTAATTATCCCTATTATGGCAGTCGGCATGATATTTACACTCTTTAAAGAGTACGGCAGAGAAGAAGAGTGGCTAAATATAGGCATGCTAATAGCCTCCATAGGAGAGGTTATTAGCATCATCTTGCTTACATTTGTGGGTGCTTATATGAAATTTGGAGCAGGTAGTGAGCTACTATTTTCTATCATATATTTAGTAGGATTTTTAATATTTAGTATGATAGGATTTAAAATTTTAAATGTTCTATTCTGGTGGTATCCTCAACTTAAAGTGATCTTAATGCCGTATTACGATAACTCAGAAAGAGATATTAGGCTCTGTATGGCACTATTTTTCAGCATAATCGCTTTGATGCTCTATCTAAATTTAGAGATAGCGTTTGGCGCATTTGTCGCAGGAACCTTTATCGCATCGTTTTTTGATCACAAAAAAGACCTGCCTCACAAGCTTGCGAGCTTTGGTTTTGGCTTTTTAGTACCTACATTCTTCGTATACATCGGATCTACGTTTAAATTAAATGCCTTTATGATAGATGGAGTGGTAAAAGATGCGGCTTTGATAGTGGGAGTAATGATAGGATTTAGGATCATTTCTAGCTTTGTATTTTTAAATATCTTAGGCTTTAAACAAATGATACTTTATGCACTATCTCACTCTATGCCGCTAACTCTTCTTATAGCCGTTGCTACTATAGCGCACAAGTCAAACAATATCAGCGAAAATTTTTATTTCTCTTTCATACTAGCAAGCCTAACTCAGGCTATAATAGTCACCATAGGTATAAAAATTATTATGGGTTATAAAAATAAAAGTTTAAAAACGTAA
- the tsaD gene encoding tRNA (adenosine(37)-N6)-threonylcarbamoyltransferase complex transferase subunit TsaD, producing the protein MILGIESSCDDSSVALLDIKNLKLIYHKKISQDEEHSKFGGVVPELAARLHTAALPRLIEEIKPNFNDIKAVAVTNEPGLTVSLVGGVSMAKALSVGLNVPLIGVNHLIGHIYSLFLESEARFPLGVMLVSGGHTMILNVDERGEIRLIASTMDDSFGESFDKVAKMLDLGYPGGVEVEKAAKKGHDRFKFTVPLMNDSRLAYSFSGLKNQVRVEIERLKEGGNLSEQDISDICFAFENAACKHIMNKLEKVFNERKFKRFGVVGGASANLNLRSRIEKLCAKFECELLLTPLKFCSDNAAMIARAGREKYLKKEFVKFNDLKINPRVKFDEA; encoded by the coding sequence GTGATTTTGGGCATTGAGAGTAGTTGCGACGATAGTTCGGTGGCTCTACTTGATATTAAAAATTTAAAACTCATATACCATAAAAAAATTTCTCAAGACGAGGAGCACTCTAAATTTGGCGGTGTGGTGCCTGAGCTTGCAGCAAGGCTTCATACTGCGGCTTTGCCAAGACTCATTGAGGAAATAAAGCCAAATTTTAATGATATTAAAGCCGTTGCCGTGACAAACGAGCCTGGTCTTACCGTAAGCTTAGTAGGCGGGGTTAGCATGGCAAAGGCGCTAAGCGTGGGGCTAAATGTGCCGCTTATCGGTGTAAACCACTTGATCGGCCATATCTATTCGCTATTTTTAGAAAGCGAGGCGAGATTTCCGCTCGGAGTTATGCTTGTTAGCGGCGGGCATACGATGATACTTAACGTTGATGAAAGGGGCGAGATAAGGCTTATAGCTTCTACTATGGATGATAGCTTTGGTGAGAGCTTTGATAAGGTTGCCAAGATGCTTGATCTTGGCTATCCGGGCGGTGTAGAGGTCGAAAAGGCGGCTAAAAAGGGGCATGATAGGTTTAAATTTACGGTGCCACTCATGAATGATAGCAGACTGGCTTATAGTTTTTCTGGACTTAAAAATCAGGTTAGAGTCGAGATAGAGAGACTAAAAGAGGGCGGAAATTTAAGCGAACAAGACATTAGTGATATCTGCTTTGCATTTGAAAATGCGGCTTGTAAGCACATTATGAACAAGCTTGAAAAGGTCTTTAATGAGCGCAAATTTAAGCGTTTTGGAGTGGTTGGCGGAGCGAGCGCAAATTTAAATTTACGCTCGCGAATTGAAAAACTATGTGCTAAATTTGAGTGTGAGCTTTTACTAACTCCTCTTAAATTTTGCTCGGATAATGCTGCCATGATAGCTAGAGCAGGGCGTGAAAAATACCTGAAAAAAGAGTTTGTGAAATTTAACGATCTAAAGATAAATCCGCGTGTTAAATTTGATGAGGCTTAA
- a CDS encoding phosphatidate cytidylyltransferase: MKTRIITGVALFLAVLAIFIIDSYLLNFIILGIVLFFSFIESEKLYGLSEKTLVIIAMIFYLLTPFSNPVFIAILSVLLVLSVLAHFKSESLKSVLPFLYPMTPIFLIWMLYSEYGIAYLAWMILTVVACDSGAYFVGKFYGKRAFSPTSPNKTWEGVAGGIFVGSFFGTCFGYFVTEDILHSLLTSLFVAAFGVWGDLFESYLKRKADVKDSGDLFPGHGGMLDRIDGYLFGVVAMLWMLSW; the protein is encoded by the coding sequence ATGAAAACACGTATAATCACAGGAGTTGCATTATTTCTGGCGGTTTTGGCTATTTTTATCATAGATAGCTATCTTTTAAATTTCATAATTTTAGGTATTGTTTTATTCTTTTCATTTATAGAAAGTGAAAAACTTTATGGACTAAGCGAAAAGACTTTGGTCATAATAGCTATGATTTTTTATCTTCTGACCCCATTTTCAAACCCGGTATTTATAGCTATTTTGAGTGTTTTATTAGTGCTTAGCGTATTGGCTCATTTTAAAAGCGAGAGTTTAAAATCAGTCTTGCCTTTTTTATACCCAATGACACCGATATTTCTTATCTGGATGCTCTATTCAGAATATGGCATCGCATATCTTGCCTGGATGATTTTAACAGTCGTTGCCTGCGATAGCGGAGCATACTTTGTAGGTAAATTTTATGGCAAAAGAGCCTTTAGCCCGACCTCTCCAAATAAGACTTGGGAAGGTGTGGCAGGTGGAATATTTGTGGGTTCTTTTTTTGGTACTTGTTTTGGATATTTTGTTACCGAAGATATTTTACATAGTCTGCTTACAAGCCTTTTTGTGGCAGCATTTGGTGTGTGGGGCGATCTTTTTGAGAGCTATCTAAAACGCAAAGCGGACGTTAAAGATAGCGGCGATCTCTTCCCTGGTCACGGAGGCATGCTTGATAGGATAGACGGGTATCTATTTGGCGTAGTTGCGATGCTTTGGATGCTTTCGTGGTAG
- a CDS encoding NFACT RNA binding domain-containing protein, which translates to MKYAYLKQIETYLAKFKKITGIKRALDMAILIQFDSKFALFFDLSKSSSSIYSNEDFIAIKEYKAPFDIALKKRFSNSKILSVKTLENNRILEFVCVQEGSYKSVTNRLFLEFTGRFTNAIITDENSVIIEALRHIENSLRQVKPGKVLVQLEPIEIKEKDVEKIGDFKQFFKDEFDKLSSKNLANLKDIKSAQIIKKIESLKESIDALESPDELANQSEILSKNATLILANLHNLKDFDRELNLVDFDGQSLKISIPDTPKNSANLFFTKSKRLKQKSIGIINERANLEEKLSFYQNLLNLIQNAKTSSELEILYPKKTQSKQKDDNSDGVESFFISDYKILVGRNEKGNISLLKNAKKDDIWLHLKDIASAHVIIKTAKMSPSEEVLKFAAKLCVEFSVNGAGNYEVDYTKRANVKMNEGANVNYTDFKTIVVVKE; encoded by the coding sequence ATGAAATACGCATATTTAAAACAGATTGAAACATATTTGGCTAAATTTAAAAAAATTACAGGCATAAAAAGAGCTTTGGATATGGCTATTTTGATACAGTTTGATTCTAAATTTGCTCTATTTTTTGACCTTAGCAAATCATCTTCTTCTATCTACTCAAATGAGGATTTTATCGCTATAAAAGAATACAAAGCCCCATTTGATATCGCTCTAAAAAAAAGATTTTCAAACTCTAAAATTTTAAGTGTAAAAACTCTTGAAAACAATAGAATTTTAGAATTTGTCTGTGTTCAGGAGGGCTCATATAAGAGTGTTACAAATCGTCTTTTTTTGGAATTTACCGGACGTTTTACAAACGCGATAATAACCGATGAAAATAGCGTTATAATCGAGGCTTTAAGACATATTGAAAATAGTTTAAGGCAAGTAAAGCCAGGCAAAGTTTTAGTCCAGCTTGAACCAATAGAGATAAAGGAAAAAGATGTCGAGAAAATAGGTGACTTTAAGCAGTTTTTCAAGGATGAATTTGATAAGCTTAGCAGTAAAAATTTAGCAAATTTAAAAGATATAAAATCGGCTCAAATTATAAAGAAAATAGAATCTTTAAAAGAGAGCATAGATGCTCTTGAAAGCCCTGATGAACTAGCAAATCAAAGTGAAATTTTGAGTAAAAACGCAACCTTGATATTAGCAAATTTACATAATTTAAAAGACTTTGATAGAGAGTTAAATTTAGTTGATTTTGACGGACAAAGTCTAAAAATTTCTATCCCCGATACGCCAAAAAATAGTGCAAATTTATTTTTTACAAAATCAAAAAGACTAAAACAAAAATCAATCGGCATAATAAATGAGAGGGCAAATTTAGAGGAAAAGTTGAGCTTTTATCAAAATTTACTAAATTTGATACAAAATGCAAAGACATCAAGCGAACTTGAAATTTTATATCCTAAAAAGACTCAATCAAAGCAAAAAGATGACAATAGCGACGGAGTCGAGAGCTTTTTTATAAGTGATTATAAAATCCTGGTGGGCAGAAACGAGAAAGGTAATATATCTCTTTTAAAAAATGCTAAAAAAGATGATATCTGGCTTCATTTAAAAGATATCGCCTCGGCTCACGTTATAATCAAAACGGCAAAAATGTCGCCCAGTGAGGAAGTTTTAAAATTTGCCGCTAAGCTTTGCGTGGAATTTAGCGTAAATGGAGCTGGAAATTACGAAGTGGATTACACAAAAAGGGCAAATGTCAAGATGAATGAGGGCGCTAATGTAAACTATACAGATTTTAAGACGATAGTAGTAGTAAAAGAGTAA